Proteins from a single region of Takifugu rubripes chromosome 4, fTakRub1.2, whole genome shotgun sequence:
- the LOC115249633 gene encoding adenine phosphoribosyltransferase-like, which produces MQVKWPASTETKLLHIQRHIRAFVDFPREGIVFRDICPILKDPAALSAVIDLFEEHVRRNHQHVDLIAGLDARGFLFGPLLAQRLGVGFVQVRKKGKLPGPTASVAYELEYGKAEAEIQKDAVAPGQKVLIIDDLLATGGTLYAACELLKTLQAEILECVVIIELKELRGADRLQPHAVFSLLQF; this is translated from the exons ATGCAG GTGAAATGGCCAGCATCTACAGAGACCAAACTGCTCCACATCCAACGACACATCCGGGCGTTcgtagactttcccagggaagGAATCGTGTTCCG AGACATCTGTCCCATTCTGAAGGATCCAGCCGCCCTGTCTGCCGTCATTGACTTGTTTGAAGAACACGTGAGAAGGAATCATCAGCATGTTGATCTGATAGCAG GTCTCGATGCCCGTGGCTTCCTCTTCGGACCTCTGCTAGCCCAACGGCTGGGTGTTGGCTTTGTCCAAGTCAGGAAGAAAGGCAAACTGCCCGGGCCCACGGCGTCGGTGGCGTACGAGTTGGAGTACGGGAAG GCAGAAGCTGAGATCCAAAAGGACGCCGTGGCTCCAGGACAGAAGGTTCTAATCATTGATGATCTCCTAGCTACTGGAG GGACGCTGTACGCCGCCTGCGAGCTGCTGAAGACGCTGCAGGCCGAGATCCTGGAGTGCGTGGTCATCATCGAGCTCAAAGAGCTGAGGGGCGCCGACAGGCTCCAACCACACGCCGTCTTCTCCCTGCTCCAGTTCTGA
- the LOC115249571 gene encoding sphingolipid delta(4)-desaturase DES1-like — MGNRVAREDYEWVYTEQPHADRRKEILAKYPQIKSLMGPDPRLKWIVVLMVAVQFCAFYLVKDLSWKWVLFWTYTFGSCINHSMTLAIHEVSHNTAFGNSKAMWNRYFAMFANLPIGLPYSASFKRYHLDHHRYLGGDGVDVDIPTELEGWFFCTRFRKFVWIILQPLFYAIRPLCINPKPISQLEVTNVGVQLAFDLLLYWFWGAKPVVYMLAGSMLGMGLHPISGHFIAEHYMFLKGHETYSYYGSLNLLTFNVGYHNEHHDFPSIPGCRLPMVKKIAAEYYEDLPQYSSWIQVLYSFIMDDTLSPYSRIKRKLKGDVKQE, encoded by the exons ATGGGGAACCGAGTCGCCCGAGAAGACTACGAATGGGTCTACACGGAGCAGCCGCACGCGGATAGGCGGAAGGAGATCTTGG CTAAATACCCACAGATCAAGTCTCTGATGGGTCCGGACCCCAGGCTGAAGTGGATCGTGGTCCTGATGGTGGCGGTGCAGTTCTGTGCCTTTTACCTGGTCAAAGATCTGAGCTGGAAATGGGTCTTGTTTTGGACGTACACGTTCGGCAGCTGCATCAACCACTCCATGACGCTCGCCATCCACGAGGTCTCCCACAACACGGCCTTTGGGAACAGCAAGGCCATGTGGAACCGGTACTTCGCCATGTTTGCCAACCTGCCCATCGGCCTTCCCTATTCTGCTTCCTTCAAGCGGTATCACCTGGACCACCATCGCTACCTGGGCGGCGACGGGGTGGATGTCGATATTCCCACCGAGCTGGAAGGATGGTTCTTCTGCACGCGCTTCCGCAAGTTCGTCTGGATCATCCTGCAGCCGCTGTTCTACGCCATCCGGCCGCTCTGCATCAATCCCAAGCCCATCAGTCAGCTGGAGGTGACCAACGTGGGCGTGCAGCTGGCCTTTGACCTCCTGCTCTACTGGTTTTGGGGGGCCAAGCCTGTCGTGTACATGCTTGCCGGGTCCATGCTGGGCATGGGTTTGCACCCCATCTCCGGTCACTTCATCGCCGAGCACTACATGTTCCTCAAAGGCCACGAGACGTACTCCTACTACGGCTCCCTCAACCTGCTGACCTTCAACGTGGGCTACCACAACGAGCACCACGACTTCCCCAGCATTCCAGGCTGCAGGCTCCCCATG GTGAAGAAAATAGCGGCAGAGTATTACGAGGACCTTCCCCAGTACTCGTCCTGGATCCAGGTCCTCTACAGCTTCATCATGGACGACACGCTGAGTCCGTACTCTCGGATCAAGAGGAAGCTGAAGGGAGACGTCAAGCAAGAATGA
- the LOC115249570 gene encoding nuclear valosin-containing protein-like isoform X2 yields MKSRGSDWVDNRLRQRVEQWLTSSNCNSVDIAAVALELQNLYRREYGRRKKTAFRIQVEKAYEEILRESEATDHKPLNKRLKHSHVDTGSSSSSSSSEESSDGDCQILGNTPSNHMNSSLTSLYRKAQPDCSTATRDSAGDPGPGPGPGPGPGPGPGPGPSSLTTVTTGGWFIDKSGCPEKINLDSSEEQPRTKTPSLTDASQLEAEKSQTKFKRKAAASTGTGTAQKAKSKSPELQVPSLKFEDVGGNEATLMELCKLLIHMHHPEVYQQLGMVPPRGFLLHGPPGCGKTLLAQAVAGELQLPMLKVSAPEVVSGVSGESEQKLRELFDLAVSSAPCILFIDEIDAITPKREVASKDMERRIVAQMLTCMDDLNSIPAPVMVIGATNRPDSLDPALRRAGRFDREICLGIPDEAARLRILKTLCRKLKLPEDLDYQQLARLTPGYVGADLMALCREAAMNAVNRVLIHLGGCPRSSSQCSPQHPSTAGSQTHNNDAEGQTTDGDPGAGVQPGQDPPQEPDLRQLLHLLRNKETLSEDRLVGLSILMSDFQASLASVQPSAKREGFATVPDVTWEDVGALQDIREELTMAILAPVRFPEQFKLLGLSAPSGVLLTGPPGCGKTLLAKAVANESGLNFISVKGPELLNMYVGESERAVRQVFQRGQNSAPCVIFFDEVDALCPRRSGHESGASVRVVNQLLTEMDGLEARRQVFIMAATNRPDIIDPAIMRPGRLDKILYVGLPCPADRLSILLTITKGGTRPVLDQDVGLQEIAHDERCDGFTGADLTALVREASLSALRAFLDTQHASEPASGPRLSSDAASNIRVTRQNFDDAFKKVCPSVSKKDQKMYEQLRGSISR; encoded by the exons ATGAAGAGTAGAGGAAGTGACTGGGTGGATAATCGTCTCAGGCAGAGAGTGGAACAG TGGTTGACGTCCAGCAACTGCAACTCTGTGGATATCGCTGCTGTTGCCCTTGAACTTCAGAACCTTTACAG ACGGGAGTACGGCAGAAGAAAGAAGACGGCTTTTAGAATCCAAGTAGAAAAAG CATATGAGGAGATCCTGAGGGAGTCTGAGGCGACGGACCATAAACCCCTGAATAAGAGGCTGAAGCACAGCCATGTTGACACCGG cagcagcagcagcagcagcagctccgaggAATCATCTGATGGCGATTGCCAGATTTTGGGAAACACt CCCTCCAATCACATGAACAGTTCTCTCACATCCCTGTACCGAAAAGCACAGCCGGACTGCAGCACGGCCACGAGGGATTCTGCTGgtgaccctggtcctggtcctggtccaggtccaggtcctggtcctggtcctggtcctggtcctagTTCATTAACCACGGTGACTACAGGAGGCTGGTTCATTGATAAAAGCGGATGCCCCGAGAAGATCAACCTGGACTCCAGTGAAGAGCAGCCCAGAACCAAAACTCCAAGT CTCACAGACGCGTCCCAGCTGGAAGCCGAGAAATCCCAGACCAAGTTCAAAAGGAAAGCGGCGGCGTCCACGGGAACCGGCACCGCCCAGAAAG CAAAGTCAAAGTCACCGGAGCTGCAGGTTCCTTCTCTGAAGTTTGAGGATGTGGGAGGAAATGAAGCGACTTTAATG GAGCTCTGTAAGCTGCTGATTCACATGCACCATCCAGAGGTTTACCAGCAACTTGGAATGGTTCCTCCAAGGGGCTTCCTGCTGCACGGACCCCCCGGCTGTGGAAAGACCTTGCTGGCCCAGGCCGTGGCTGGG gagctgcagctgcccaTGCTGAAGGTCTCTGCTCCAGAGGTGGTTTCTGGAGTGTCTGGGGAGTCTGAGCAGAAGCTCAGAGAGCTGTTTGACCTGGCTGTG AGCTCTGCCCCGTGTATCCTCTTCATAGATGAGATAGACGCCATTACCCCCAAGAGAGAAGTGGCCTCTAAAGACATGGAGAGGAGGATCGTTGCGCAGATGCTAACTTGCATGGACG aTTTGAACAGTATTCCAGCGCCAGTCATGGTCATCGGTGCCACCAACAGGCCCGACTCCCTGGATCCTGCCCTCCGCAGAGCTGGACGCTTTGACCGGGAAATTTGCCTCGGAATTCCCGATGAAGCGGCGCGTCTCCG GATCCTGAAAACATTGTGTCGAAAGCTAAAGCTGCCCGAAGACCTGGACTACCAGCAGCTGGCCCGGCTCACCCCAGGCTACGTGGGAGCAGATCTCATGGCTCTGTGTCGGGAAGCTGCCATGAATGCAGTCAACAGAGTCCTGATACACCTGGGAGGTTGCCCGAGGAGCTCCAGTCAGTGCTCCCCTCAACATCCCTCAACAGCTGGATCTCAGACCCACAACAACGATGCAGAGGGCCAGACCACAGACGGCGACCCAGGAGCTGGTGTGCAGCCAGGACAGGATCCTCCACAG GAACCAGATCTGAGGCAGCTGTTACACCTTCTGAGGAACAAGGAGACCCTGTCCGAGGACAGGTTGGTCGGCCTCTCCATCCTGATGTCAGACTTCCAGGCGTCTCTGGCCAGCGTGCAGCCTTCAGCCAAGAGGGAGGGCTTCGCCACCGTGCCTGATGTCACCTGGGAGGACGTGGGCGCTCTGCAGGACATCAGAGAGGAGCTCACCATGGCCATCCTG GCTCCGGTGCGTTTCCcagagcagttcaagcttctgGGGCTCAGTGCTCCATCTGGTGTCCTGTTAACTGGACCTCCAGGATGTGGAAAGACCCTGCTGGCCAAG GCCGTGGCCAACGAATCAGGACTCAATTTCATCTCTGTCAAAGGTCCCGAGCTGCTGAACATG TACGTCGGTGAGAGTGAGCGGGCGGTCAGACAGGTCTTCCAGAGAGGACAGAACTCAGCTCCCTGTGTCATCTTCTTTGATGAGGTGGACGCGCTGTGTCCCCGACGATCAGGCCACGAG TCCGGGGCCAGTGTACGGGTGGTCAACCAGCTGCTGACAGAGATGGACGGTCTGGAGGCCCGCCGGCAGGTGTTCATCATGGCAGCAACCAACAGGCCAG ATATCATCGACCCTGCGATAATGCGGCCGGGTCGGCTCGATAAAATCCTGTATGTGGGTCTGCCCTGTCCAGCAGACCGTCTGTCCATCCTGCTCACTATAACTAAG GGGGGGACCCGACCTGTGCTGGACCAGGACGTGGGCCTCCAGGAGATCGCCCACGACGAACGCTGTGATGGTTTCAC CGGCGCGGACCTGACGGCGTTGGTGAGGGAAGCCTCCCTCAGTGCTCTGAGGGCCTTCCTGGACACTCAGCACGCCTCGGAACCGGCTTCAG GTCCCAGATTGTCCAGCGACGCTGCGTCCAACATCAGAGTGACCCGGCAGAACTTTGACGATGCCTTCAAAAAAGTTTGTCCGTCAGTGTCCAAAAAG GACCAGAAGATGTACGAGCAGCTCAGAGGCTCCATCAGCAGATAA
- the LOC115249570 gene encoding nuclear valosin-containing protein-like isoform X1 has product MKSRGSDWVDNRLRQRVEQWLTSSNCNSVDIAAVALELQNLYRREYGRRKKTAFRIQVEKAYEEILRESEATDHKPLNKRLKHSHVDTGSSSSSSSSSEESSDGDCQILGNTPSNHMNSSLTSLYRKAQPDCSTATRDSAGDPGPGPGPGPGPGPGPGPGPSSLTTVTTGGWFIDKSGCPEKINLDSSEEQPRTKTPSLTDASQLEAEKSQTKFKRKAAASTGTGTAQKAKSKSPELQVPSLKFEDVGGNEATLMELCKLLIHMHHPEVYQQLGMVPPRGFLLHGPPGCGKTLLAQAVAGELQLPMLKVSAPEVVSGVSGESEQKLRELFDLAVSSAPCILFIDEIDAITPKREVASKDMERRIVAQMLTCMDDLNSIPAPVMVIGATNRPDSLDPALRRAGRFDREICLGIPDEAARLRILKTLCRKLKLPEDLDYQQLARLTPGYVGADLMALCREAAMNAVNRVLIHLGGCPRSSSQCSPQHPSTAGSQTHNNDAEGQTTDGDPGAGVQPGQDPPQEPDLRQLLHLLRNKETLSEDRLVGLSILMSDFQASLASVQPSAKREGFATVPDVTWEDVGALQDIREELTMAILAPVRFPEQFKLLGLSAPSGVLLTGPPGCGKTLLAKAVANESGLNFISVKGPELLNMYVGESERAVRQVFQRGQNSAPCVIFFDEVDALCPRRSGHESGASVRVVNQLLTEMDGLEARRQVFIMAATNRPDIIDPAIMRPGRLDKILYVGLPCPADRLSILLTITKGGTRPVLDQDVGLQEIAHDERCDGFTGADLTALVREASLSALRAFLDTQHASEPASGPRLSSDAASNIRVTRQNFDDAFKKVCPSVSKKDQKMYEQLRGSISR; this is encoded by the exons ATGAAGAGTAGAGGAAGTGACTGGGTGGATAATCGTCTCAGGCAGAGAGTGGAACAG TGGTTGACGTCCAGCAACTGCAACTCTGTGGATATCGCTGCTGTTGCCCTTGAACTTCAGAACCTTTACAG ACGGGAGTACGGCAGAAGAAAGAAGACGGCTTTTAGAATCCAAGTAGAAAAAG CATATGAGGAGATCCTGAGGGAGTCTGAGGCGACGGACCATAAACCCCTGAATAAGAGGCTGAAGCACAGCCATGTTGACACCGG cagcagcagcagcagcagcagcagctccgaggAATCATCTGATGGCGATTGCCAGATTTTGGGAAACACt CCCTCCAATCACATGAACAGTTCTCTCACATCCCTGTACCGAAAAGCACAGCCGGACTGCAGCACGGCCACGAGGGATTCTGCTGgtgaccctggtcctggtcctggtccaggtccaggtcctggtcctggtcctggtcctggtcctagTTCATTAACCACGGTGACTACAGGAGGCTGGTTCATTGATAAAAGCGGATGCCCCGAGAAGATCAACCTGGACTCCAGTGAAGAGCAGCCCAGAACCAAAACTCCAAGT CTCACAGACGCGTCCCAGCTGGAAGCCGAGAAATCCCAGACCAAGTTCAAAAGGAAAGCGGCGGCGTCCACGGGAACCGGCACCGCCCAGAAAG CAAAGTCAAAGTCACCGGAGCTGCAGGTTCCTTCTCTGAAGTTTGAGGATGTGGGAGGAAATGAAGCGACTTTAATG GAGCTCTGTAAGCTGCTGATTCACATGCACCATCCAGAGGTTTACCAGCAACTTGGAATGGTTCCTCCAAGGGGCTTCCTGCTGCACGGACCCCCCGGCTGTGGAAAGACCTTGCTGGCCCAGGCCGTGGCTGGG gagctgcagctgcccaTGCTGAAGGTCTCTGCTCCAGAGGTGGTTTCTGGAGTGTCTGGGGAGTCTGAGCAGAAGCTCAGAGAGCTGTTTGACCTGGCTGTG AGCTCTGCCCCGTGTATCCTCTTCATAGATGAGATAGACGCCATTACCCCCAAGAGAGAAGTGGCCTCTAAAGACATGGAGAGGAGGATCGTTGCGCAGATGCTAACTTGCATGGACG aTTTGAACAGTATTCCAGCGCCAGTCATGGTCATCGGTGCCACCAACAGGCCCGACTCCCTGGATCCTGCCCTCCGCAGAGCTGGACGCTTTGACCGGGAAATTTGCCTCGGAATTCCCGATGAAGCGGCGCGTCTCCG GATCCTGAAAACATTGTGTCGAAAGCTAAAGCTGCCCGAAGACCTGGACTACCAGCAGCTGGCCCGGCTCACCCCAGGCTACGTGGGAGCAGATCTCATGGCTCTGTGTCGGGAAGCTGCCATGAATGCAGTCAACAGAGTCCTGATACACCTGGGAGGTTGCCCGAGGAGCTCCAGTCAGTGCTCCCCTCAACATCCCTCAACAGCTGGATCTCAGACCCACAACAACGATGCAGAGGGCCAGACCACAGACGGCGACCCAGGAGCTGGTGTGCAGCCAGGACAGGATCCTCCACAG GAACCAGATCTGAGGCAGCTGTTACACCTTCTGAGGAACAAGGAGACCCTGTCCGAGGACAGGTTGGTCGGCCTCTCCATCCTGATGTCAGACTTCCAGGCGTCTCTGGCCAGCGTGCAGCCTTCAGCCAAGAGGGAGGGCTTCGCCACCGTGCCTGATGTCACCTGGGAGGACGTGGGCGCTCTGCAGGACATCAGAGAGGAGCTCACCATGGCCATCCTG GCTCCGGTGCGTTTCCcagagcagttcaagcttctgGGGCTCAGTGCTCCATCTGGTGTCCTGTTAACTGGACCTCCAGGATGTGGAAAGACCCTGCTGGCCAAG GCCGTGGCCAACGAATCAGGACTCAATTTCATCTCTGTCAAAGGTCCCGAGCTGCTGAACATG TACGTCGGTGAGAGTGAGCGGGCGGTCAGACAGGTCTTCCAGAGAGGACAGAACTCAGCTCCCTGTGTCATCTTCTTTGATGAGGTGGACGCGCTGTGTCCCCGACGATCAGGCCACGAG TCCGGGGCCAGTGTACGGGTGGTCAACCAGCTGCTGACAGAGATGGACGGTCTGGAGGCCCGCCGGCAGGTGTTCATCATGGCAGCAACCAACAGGCCAG ATATCATCGACCCTGCGATAATGCGGCCGGGTCGGCTCGATAAAATCCTGTATGTGGGTCTGCCCTGTCCAGCAGACCGTCTGTCCATCCTGCTCACTATAACTAAG GGGGGGACCCGACCTGTGCTGGACCAGGACGTGGGCCTCCAGGAGATCGCCCACGACGAACGCTGTGATGGTTTCAC CGGCGCGGACCTGACGGCGTTGGTGAGGGAAGCCTCCCTCAGTGCTCTGAGGGCCTTCCTGGACACTCAGCACGCCTCGGAACCGGCTTCAG GTCCCAGATTGTCCAGCGACGCTGCGTCCAACATCAGAGTGACCCGGCAGAACTTTGACGATGCCTTCAAAAAAGTTTGTCCGTCAGTGTCCAAAAAG GACCAGAAGATGTACGAGCAGCTCAGAGGCTCCATCAGCAGATAA
- the fbxo28 gene encoding F-box only protein 28 → MAAVVDRVDGCVGSLVPDAVSLLQSVPLPDQNNPLLGLPIVAIETILSFLSYDEISLLRSVCKRMDMICQRVLNQGFLKVERYHSLCQRQVKAQLPRRESERRNHSLARHADILAAVETRLSLLNMTFMKYVDSNLCCFIPGKVIDEIYRVLRYVNSTRAPQRAHEVLQELRDISSMAMEYFDEKIVPILKKKLPGGDLSGRLIGSAPVAGPSTSLTTMSLLAKNTPSRSEMTKVQQQVKVNGASMTVLRREMQELRVKQLEQQKQLQDQEQKLLEQTQVIAEQNARLAELEHKLRELLDSSTAALGEPRAAPSTSAVAPTIAGTSVSVFAHGGGVPPCALTRQAEGEGASSLKRRKGSDLPRQSKRLRSKK, encoded by the exons ATGGCGGCCGTCGTCGACAGAGTTGATGGATGTGTTGGGTCTCTGGTCCCCGACGCGGTGTCCTTGTTGCAGTCAGTCCCTCTTCCGGACCAGAACAATCCGCTTTTAGGACTCCCCATTGTGGCCATTGAGACCATTCTCAGTTTTCTGTCCTATGACGAAATTAGCCTGCTGCGTTCg GTGTGTAAACGCATGGACATGATCTGCCAGCGGGTCCTAAATCAGGGGTTTCTGAAAGTGGAGCGCTACCACAGTTTGTGCCAGAGGCAGGTCAAAGCCCAGCTACCCAG GCGGGAGTCGGAGAGGAGGAACCACTCCCTTGCCCGTCATGCAGACATCCTGGCTGCCGTGGAGACGCGCCTGTCGCTGCTGAACATGACCTTCATGAAATACGTCGACTCCAACCTCTGCTGCTTCATTCCTGGAAAg GTCATCGATGAAATTTACCGCGTGCTGCGTTATGTCAACTCCACACGAGCGCCTCAGCGAGCTCACGaggtcctgcaggagctgcgggACATCTCCTCAATGGCCATGGAGTATTTTGATGAGAAGATCGTTCCTATCCTGAAGAAGAAGCTACCCGGGGGAGACTTGTCTGGCCGCCTCATCGGCTCTGCACCAG TGGCGGGCCCCTCTACCTCCCTCACCACCATGTCCTTGCTGGCCAAGAACACGCCGTCGCGCTCGGAGATGACCaaggtgcagcagcaggtgaaagTGAACGGCGCCTCGATGACGGTGCTGCGCAGGGAGATGCAGGAGCTGCGCGTcaagcagctggagcagcagaagcagctgcaggaccaggagcagaagctgctggagcagacGCAGGTGATCGCCGAGCAGAACGCCCGCCTGGCCGAGCTGGAACACAAGCTGCGCGAGCTGCTGGACAGTAGCACTGCTGCCCTGGGGGAGCCCAGAGCCGCCCCCAGCACCAGCGCCGTGGCTCCCACCATCGCCGGCACCTCGGTTAGCGTGTTCGCTCACGGCGGCGGCGTCCCCCCCTGTGCACTAACCAGACAAGCAGAAGGCGAGGGGGCGTCCTCGCTCAAGCGGAGGAAAGGCTCCGACCTTCCACGACAATCCAAACGGCTGCGCAGCAAGAAATGA
- the LOC101072081 gene encoding thymidine kinase 2, mitochondrial: QTNLGASGRLVRDGQERKAVICVEGNIASGKTTCLKYFGKTNNIEVLTEPVSKWKNVHGHNPLALMYQDPARWGITLQTYVQLTMLVNHLSCPSTSLKMMERSIFSAKHIFVENLFRSGRMPAVDYAVLTEWFDWITTNISIPVDLIVYLQTTPETCYQRLKHRCREEESAISLDYLESIHQLYEDWLVKRTYAALPAPVLVIPGDHDLQKMLQLYEENRNTIFSACSS; encoded by the exons CAAACAAATTTAGGAGCATCAG GAAGACTGGTGAGAGACGGACAGGAAAGGAAAGCAGTG ATCTGTGTTGAAGGGAACATCGCCAGTGGGAAAACCACTTGTCTGAAGTATTTCGGCAAAACTAACAATATAGAG GTCCTTACAGAACCAGTCAGTAAGTGGAAGAATGTCCACGGACACAACCCTCTG GCTCTAATGTATCAGGATCCAGCCCGCTGGGGCATCACACTGCAGACCTACGTCCAGCTGACCATGCTGGTTAATCACCTGTCGTGCCCA TCAACTTCATTGAAAATGATGGAGAGGTCCATCTTCAGTGCCAAACACATCTTCGTGGAGAATCTATTCCGAAG tGGACGGATGCCTGCTGTGGACTACGCTGTTCTCACCGAGTGGTTCGACTGGATCACCACGAACATTTCCATCCCCGTTGATCTGATTG TGTATTTGCAGACAACACCTGAGACCTGTTACCAGAGGCTGAAGCACaggtgcagagaggaggagagtgcaATTTCACTA GACTATCTGGAGTCCATCCACCAGCTGTATGAAGACTGGCTGGTCAAGCGCACGTACGCGGCCCTTCCTGCCCCCGTGTTG gtTATTCCTGGTGACCATGACCTCCAGAAGATGCTTCAGCTGTATGAAGAAAACCGGAATACAATCTTCAGCGCTTGTTCCAGCTGA